A window of the Williamwhitmania taraxaci genome harbors these coding sequences:
- a CDS encoding beta-ketoacyl-ACP synthase III, with product MAKITAAITGIGGYVPEYILTNEEISHMVDTTDEWIMTRIGIKERRILKGEGNGTSEMGTKAVLQLLKKTNTSPDDIDMLICGTVTPDMQFPATANIICDKVGIKNAFGYDINAGCSSFLYALVTATKFIESGSHKKIIVVGADKMSSITDYTDRATCPIFGDGGGAVMLEPSTEGLGMIDSMMQVDGSGRKHLYQTAGGSCYPASAATVASRQHFIYQEGQAVFKAAVSNMADTAAAMMEKHNLTPETLAWLVPHQANMRIIEATAKRMDLPKEKVMINIERYGNTTSATLPLCLWEWEKQLKKGDNLILATFGAGFTWGAAYLKWAYDGSKVE from the coding sequence ATGGCAAAAATTACTGCAGCAATCACAGGAATTGGGGGGTATGTACCAGAATACATACTTACCAACGAAGAAATAAGCCATATGGTTGATACCACCGACGAGTGGATTATGACCAGAATAGGAATTAAGGAGAGAAGAATTCTTAAAGGAGAAGGCAACGGAACTTCAGAAATGGGAACCAAAGCAGTACTCCAACTTCTCAAGAAAACCAATACATCACCCGATGATATTGACATGTTAATATGTGGAACGGTGACTCCCGACATGCAATTTCCGGCTACGGCAAATATTATCTGCGATAAAGTGGGTATTAAAAACGCCTTTGGTTATGATATTAATGCAGGATGCTCCAGTTTTTTGTATGCACTAGTAACCGCCACCAAGTTTATTGAATCGGGCTCGCACAAGAAAATAATTGTTGTAGGCGCCGACAAAATGTCGTCCATTACAGACTATACCGATCGCGCCACTTGCCCAATATTTGGAGATGGTGGAGGAGCAGTAATGCTGGAACCTTCGACCGAAGGTCTTGGAATGATTGACTCCATGATGCAGGTAGATGGATCTGGAAGAAAACACCTCTACCAAACTGCAGGCGGATCATGCTATCCCGCAAGTGCTGCGACAGTGGCCAGCAGACAGCATTTTATTTATCAAGAGGGACAGGCCGTTTTCAAAGCTGCCGTATCAAATATGGCAGATACCGCTGCCGCAATGATGGAAAAGCACAACCTGACGCCCGAGACACTTGCCTGGCTAGTGCCCCATCAAGCCAACATGCGAATTATCGAAGCCACCGCAAAAAGGATGGACCTACCTAAGGAAAAAGTGATGATTAACATTGAGCGCTACGGAAATACTACCTCCGCAACACTACCGCTCTGCCTTTGGGAGTGGGAAAAACAACTTAAGAAAGGCGACAACCTGATTTTGGCGACCTTTGGTGCCGGATTCACTTGGGGTGCAGCTTACTTGAAGTGGGCCTACGACGGAAGTAAAGTAGAGTAA
- the plsX gene encoding phosphate acyltransferase PlsX, which translates to MRIGVDAMGGDFAPEATVLGAIQAHREVHSEVRIVLIGNESQIHEILLREGVSSSNFDIVGTTQVINMGDHPTKAFQQKPDSSLAVGFGMLANGDLDGFASAGSTGAMLVGAMYTIKPIPGIIRPGIASFLPISETKTGLLIDSGLNPDASPDVLYQYALLGSIYAKEVFGVTSPTVGLLNIGEEADKGNLVAKSTHQMLKEATSIRFIGNIEANRIFDEDSADVLVCDGFTGNIVLKEAEGFYTLLQRRGISDTFFERFNFEHYGGTPLLGVNAPVIIGHGVSNANAIKNMILQTQKVISAGLVVKIKEALS; encoded by the coding sequence ATGAGAATTGGTGTTGACGCCATGGGTGGCGATTTTGCTCCTGAAGCCACAGTTTTAGGAGCGATTCAAGCCCATCGAGAAGTTCACAGCGAAGTAAGAATTGTCTTAATTGGCAACGAAAGCCAAATCCATGAAATTCTTCTCCGAGAGGGAGTTTCATCAAGCAATTTCGACATCGTTGGAACAACTCAGGTGATTAACATGGGTGATCACCCAACAAAAGCATTTCAGCAAAAGCCGGATTCGTCCCTTGCGGTCGGGTTTGGCATGCTGGCAAATGGTGACCTTGATGGTTTTGCCAGCGCAGGAAGTACCGGCGCAATGCTTGTTGGAGCAATGTACACCATTAAGCCCATTCCCGGAATCATACGACCAGGCATCGCTTCGTTCCTACCTATCAGTGAAACGAAAACAGGTCTATTAATAGACTCCGGTCTTAATCCCGACGCTAGTCCCGACGTGCTCTACCAGTACGCCCTACTTGGAAGCATTTACGCCAAAGAAGTTTTTGGTGTAACGTCTCCCACCGTAGGTCTTTTAAACATTGGAGAGGAAGCCGATAAGGGAAATTTGGTTGCGAAAAGCACACACCAAATGCTTAAGGAGGCAACGAGTATCCGGTTCATCGGAAATATAGAAGCAAATCGTATCTTTGATGAAGATTCGGCAGATGTATTGGTATGTGATGGTTTCACAGGAAATATTGTTCTTAAAGAAGCTGAAGGATTCTATACATTGCTTCAGCGAAGAGGCATCTCCGATACATTTTTTGAACGATTCAACTTTGAGCACTATGGCGGCACCCCACTACTTGGGGTGAATGCTCCTGTAATTATAGGTCACGGAGTATCCAATGCTAATGCCATCAAAAACATGATTCTGCAAACCCAAAAAGTTATAAGTGCCGGGTTGGTAGTAAAAATTAAGGAGGCTTTGAGCTAA
- the rpmF gene encoding 50S ribosomal protein L32, with protein sequence MAHPKHKISKQRRNKRRTHYKAVAPTLATCSNCGSPVLYHRVCPDCGFYRGRLAIEKKVTA encoded by the coding sequence ATGGCACATCCAAAACACAAAATCTCCAAGCAGAGGAGAAATAAGCGCAGAACACACTACAAAGCAGTTGCACCAACACTTGCAACTTGCTCCAACTGTGGTTCACCAGTTCTTTACCATAGAGTTTGCCCAGATTGCGGATTCTACAGAGGAAGACTTGCTATCGAGAAAAAGGTTACAGCCTAA
- a CDS encoding tetratricopeptide repeat-containing hybrid sensor histidine kinase/response regulator, translating into MKLFRCFFVGFVFYFGCAWSIQGKELSVSDSAPDTVKAIYQKLTGKPRLLQLLELSKQTLQNNPRLSKQLSSQAISLALELGAKEEQGYANLYFGNASFFLGDYFNAQESLSRSLSIAQGLGNQRLLVDVYDAFGTVYTSTGDFQKALKYFKSAFQIILQIDFPEERSSIIRKIGNIYFQFGDNQKALDFYLVALETSRKGNDQEGVSMAYNNIGRIFTEQGKYTEALDYFDKALKIKKHVGSEISISNTLLNIGRTYEKMAKFGLAEKYYLEVLKTRSRLENPEGVASAQQYLSRVYLQSARAPLGERLLKKSIHLADSFGLDGLKVSGYQQLAEYYTRSNRYKEALDALLSYNKAKDSVYSNEKRRFLVEVDSRYKFESSEYRIKMLSKEAALKASELKEARWVGYFWAILFLCFVLVSYLLFHNYQLKSSINKKLVLEIEERKKAQLELVRYQIDLERIVDDRTAQLKEAKDCAEQSDRLKSSFLANISHEVRTPMNAIVGFTSFLLEPSLDKKSQTEALSQIKVNGDILLSLLNDILDISLIEVDQLKIVNGYFNIERSIEEVVSQKQSISSQWLKPGVELKFTPDTQFEGMLFADESRFRQILGNLLSNALKFTDQGYIEIGYRVEQLMVVFFVRDTGIGVPRGNQRAIFDRFSKFNASEDRFYSGTGIGLSLCKDIVGLMDGNIWVDSTPGNGSTFYFSLPFTEEMSGSSKQMKGEKKMGGLGLDFSGKTILVAEDVESNFLLVNALLKSSGARILWAKDGLEAIDFSVKDEINLVLMDIRMPKLDGVDATKKIKEMFPNLPIVILTAFSHQEEMNRCYDAGCSAYLLKPIKKAELYSVVARLLL; encoded by the coding sequence ATGAAACTCTTTCGTTGTTTTTTTGTAGGTTTTGTTTTTTATTTTGGATGTGCATGGAGCATTCAAGGAAAAGAGTTGTCGGTCAGCGATAGTGCTCCAGATACGGTTAAGGCGATCTACCAAAAGCTAACAGGAAAGCCTCGATTGCTACAATTATTGGAGTTAAGTAAACAAACACTCCAGAATAACCCACGTCTTAGCAAGCAGCTATCATCTCAAGCTATCTCTTTAGCCTTGGAGTTGGGTGCCAAAGAAGAACAGGGGTATGCTAACTTATACTTCGGAAATGCCTCTTTTTTTCTGGGTGATTATTTTAATGCTCAAGAATCGTTGAGCCGAAGCCTGTCTATTGCTCAAGGTCTCGGGAATCAAAGACTTTTGGTTGATGTCTACGATGCTTTTGGGACGGTTTACACTTCCACTGGTGATTTTCAGAAGGCATTGAAATACTTCAAGTCTGCCTTTCAAATTATTTTGCAAATTGACTTTCCCGAAGAGCGTTCCTCTATTATTCGAAAAATCGGGAATATCTATTTCCAGTTTGGGGATAACCAAAAGGCACTTGATTTTTATCTTGTTGCTCTTGAAACGAGCCGAAAGGGTAACGACCAAGAAGGAGTAAGCATGGCTTATAACAATATTGGGAGGATATTTACTGAGCAAGGAAAATATACAGAAGCCCTTGATTACTTCGACAAAGCCCTAAAAATCAAAAAACATGTTGGCTCCGAGATTTCCATTTCTAATACGCTACTTAATATTGGCCGAACCTATGAGAAGATGGCGAAATTTGGACTCGCCGAAAAATATTATCTAGAGGTACTTAAAACAAGGTCCCGGTTGGAGAACCCCGAAGGAGTCGCTAGCGCTCAGCAGTATTTATCGAGGGTTTATTTACAGTCGGCGAGAGCTCCTTTAGGCGAGAGGCTCCTTAAAAAATCAATACACTTAGCCGATTCTTTCGGTTTAGATGGCTTAAAAGTAAGTGGTTATCAACAGCTGGCCGAATATTATACTCGAAGTAACCGATATAAGGAAGCTTTAGATGCATTATTAAGCTACAATAAGGCCAAGGACAGTGTTTATAGCAATGAGAAGCGGCGATTCTTGGTTGAGGTCGATTCACGATATAAGTTTGAGTCATCCGAGTATCGTATTAAAATGCTCTCGAAGGAAGCTGCTTTAAAGGCAAGTGAATTAAAGGAAGCAAGATGGGTCGGGTACTTCTGGGCCATTCTTTTCTTATGTTTTGTTTTGGTTTCATATTTGCTTTTCCATAACTATCAGTTGAAAAGCAGCATTAATAAAAAGTTGGTATTAGAGATTGAAGAACGCAAAAAGGCCCAGCTCGAATTAGTGAGATACCAAATAGACCTTGAGCGCATTGTCGACGACAGAACAGCCCAACTTAAGGAAGCCAAGGATTGTGCCGAGCAGTCGGATAGGCTAAAATCTTCTTTTCTGGCTAATATTTCACACGAGGTAAGAACTCCTATGAATGCAATTGTAGGTTTTACATCATTTTTACTTGAACCTTCATTAGATAAAAAGAGCCAAACGGAAGCTCTCAGCCAGATTAAAGTAAACGGCGATATACTGCTATCGCTTTTAAACGACATTCTCGATATTTCTCTCATTGAAGTTGATCAACTAAAAATTGTTAACGGATATTTTAACATCGAACGATCCATTGAAGAGGTGGTGAGTCAGAAACAGTCTATTTCATCCCAATGGTTAAAGCCTGGCGTAGAATTGAAGTTTACTCCGGACACTCAGTTCGAGGGTATGCTCTTTGCCGACGAATCTAGGTTTCGGCAGATTCTTGGGAATTTATTGAGCAATGCTCTTAAATTTACCGACCAAGGGTATATTGAGATTGGCTATCGTGTAGAGCAATTGATGGTTGTGTTTTTTGTAAGGGATACTGGCATTGGTGTTCCCCGTGGGAACCAAAGAGCAATATTCGATAGGTTTTCGAAGTTTAACGCCTCTGAGGATCGATTTTATTCCGGCACTGGTATTGGTCTTAGTTTGTGTAAGGACATTGTTGGCCTTATGGATGGTAATATTTGGGTAGATTCCACACCTGGGAATGGAAGTACATTTTACTTCTCACTTCCGTTTACTGAGGAAATGTCCGGTAGTTCGAAACAAATGAAAGGAGAAAAGAAAATGGGCGGTTTGGGTCTCGACTTTTCAGGAAAGACTATTTTGGTTGCCGAGGATGTTGAATCAAATTTTTTATTAGTTAACGCTTTGCTTAAGAGCAGCGGTGCGCGAATCCTTTGGGCAAAAGATGGTTTGGAGGCAATAGATTTTTCTGTCAAGGATGAGATTAATCTCGTGCTAATGGATATACGGATGCCAAAGTTGGATGGAGTAGATGCAACAAAAAAAATAAAAGAGATGTTTCCAAATTTGCCAATTGTTATCCTCACTGCATTTAGTCATCAGGAAGAGATGAATCGATGCTACGATGCCGGTTGTTCTGCTTACCTGTTAAAGCCAATAAAAAAGGCCGAGTTGTACTCAGTTGTTGCCCGGCTGCTTTTGTAG
- a CDS encoding YceD family protein, protein MSHLTDYSIPIKGLKPGRHELEFEITDGFFSDFEESEITKGTLIANIVLEKNSTFIKLDVHVLGEVEVICDRCLETFSTKVDANGTLYVKFSERENNESENDDLVFLLPSESELDIKQPLYDWICLSLPVRRVHPNDKKGKPQCNPDMLKRLQQFTVTEEPKAEGADDWKKKLNELKSNISDN, encoded by the coding sequence GTGAGTCACCTAACAGATTATTCAATCCCTATAAAGGGTTTGAAGCCGGGTAGGCACGAGTTGGAGTTCGAGATTACCGACGGTTTTTTTTCTGATTTTGAGGAATCAGAGATTACCAAAGGCACGCTTATAGCCAACATTGTACTCGAAAAAAATTCAACGTTTATCAAACTGGATGTTCACGTTTTGGGTGAAGTAGAGGTGATTTGCGATCGGTGTCTTGAAACATTCAGCACCAAGGTCGACGCCAACGGAACGCTCTACGTGAAATTTTCAGAGAGAGAAAACAACGAGTCGGAAAACGATGACCTTGTATTTCTCTTGCCCTCGGAAAGCGAACTTGATATCAAGCAACCGCTCTACGACTGGATCTGCTTAAGTTTACCTGTCCGACGCGTACATCCTAACGACAAAAAGGGTAAGCCGCAATGCAATCCGGACATGCTAAAACGCCTTCAGCAGTTTACTGTTACAGAGGAGCCTAAAGCAGAAGGGGCAGATGATTGGAAAAAGAAGTTGAATGAACTGAAATCAAACATAAGCGATAACTAA